The following are encoded in a window of Astyanax mexicanus isolate ESR-SI-001 chromosome 6, AstMex3_surface, whole genome shotgun sequence genomic DNA:
- the prpf3 gene encoding U4/U6 small nuclear ribonucleoprotein Prp3: MSLPKREVEELRPWVERTVKKVLGFSEPTVVTAALHCVGKGLDKRKTTDQLRPFLDDSASGFVERLFEALEESRNSRGSRGSGDKNRKRELKDVFGDEVEGSKDGESGEVASKRKRVPRFEEVEEPEVISGPPSESPAMLTKMQIKQMMEAATRQIEERKKQLSFVAPVPASQSRMSQAPSQPEAPTTRPVLPSLGSSAGGGNQSIAPSQAASFMNDAIEKARKAAELQAKIQSTLAMKPGILGALNNQGPHNLVALANLHAMGIAPPKVEAREITKPTPLILDELGRTVDASGKEVELTHRMPTLKANIRAVKREQFRQQLKEKPSDDLESTSYFDPRMIVPPPQRARRGFKFHEQGRFEKIAQRIRTKTQLERLQMEIAQAAKKTGIQASTKLALIAPKKELGEGEVPFIEWWDSYILPSNVELSSEMVLDGVEFHGVTNLVEHPAQMAPPVDSDKPVTLGVYLTKKEQKKLRRQTRREGQKEVQEKVRLGLMPPPEPKVRISNLMRVLGTEAVQDPTKVEAHVRAQMAKRQKAHEEANAARKLTAEQRKEKKVKKLKEDLSQGVHIAVYRIRNLHNPAKKFKVEANANQLYLTGTVVLHKDVNIVVVEGGPKSQKKFKRLMLNRIKWEEHNSKRDDPDGSDEEGSKKTNKCTLVWEGTAKERSFGDVKFKQCPTENMAREHFKKHATEHYWDMALSQSILESADD; encoded by the exons ATGTCGCTGCCCAAGCGGGAGGTTGAGGAGCTGCGGCCCTGGGTGGAGCGGACAGTGAAAAAGGTTCTTGGCTTCTCAGAACCGACTGTGGTCACTGCAGCTCTGCACTGTGTAGGAAAGGGCCTAGACAAAAGAAAGACAACAG ACCAGCTAAGGCCGTTTCTTGATGATTCTGCGAGCGGCTTTGTGGAGCGGCTCTTTGAGGCACTGGAGGAGAGTAGAAACTCTCGGGGCAGCAGAGGTTCAGGAGACAAGAATCGCAAGAGGGAGCTGAAG gatGTATTTGGTGATGAAGTGGAAGGGTCAAAGGATGGAGAGAGTGGGGAAGTTGCTTCAAAGAGAAAGAGGGTGCCTCGTTTTGAGGAGGTTGAGGAGCCAGAAGTTATCTCTGGGCCTCCATCAGAAAGTCCTGCCATGCTCACAAAGATGCAG ATAAAGCAGATGATGGAAGCAGCCACACGGCAGATCGAGGAGAGGAAAAAGCAGCTCAGTTTTGTGGCTCCAGTTCCTGCCAGTCAG TCTAGAATGTCTCAGGCCCCATCTCAGCCAGAGGCCCCAACCACACGCCCTGTGCTCCCCTCACTGGGTTCCTCTGCAGGGGGAGGAAATCAGTCCATCGCCCCCTCCCAAGCTGCTAGCTTCATGAATGATGCTATCGAAAAGGCTCGCAAAGCAGCTGAGCTCCAGGCTAAAATTCAGTCCACTCTGGCTATGAAGCCTGGCATCTTGGGGGCTCTGAACAACCAAGGACCACACAATCTTGTAGCACTGGCCAACCTGCATGCTATGGGGATTGCACCACC cAAAGTGGAGGCTCGTGAGATTACAAAGCCAACACCCCTCATTCTGGATGAACTTGGAAGAACTGTTGATGCCAGTGGCAAGGAAGTAGAACTGACGCATCGCATGCCCACTTTGAAAG CTAATATTAGGGCAGTGAAGAGAGAGCAGTTCAGGCAGCAGCTGAAGGAGAAGCCAAGTGATGATCTTGAGTCTACATCCTACTTTGACCCAAGGATGATTGTGCCACCACCACAGAGAGCCAGAAGGGGGTTCAAGTTCCACGAACAAGGACGCTTTGAGAAAATAGCCCAGCGGATACGTACCAAG ACTCAACTGGAAAGGCTTCAAATGGAGATTGCACAGGCTGCTAAGAAGACTGGAATCCAGGCCTCAACCAAGCTGGCTCTGATCGCCCCTAAGAAGGAGCTCGGAGAGGGAGAGGTGCCTTTCATCGAGTGGTGGGACTCCTATATTCTACCCTCCAACGTAGAGCT TTCCTCTGAGATGGTACTTGATGGCGTGGAGTTTCATGGGGTCACAAATTTGGTGGAACATCCGGCCCAAATGGCCCCTCCTG TGGATTCAGACAAGCCAGTCACACTAGGTGTATATTTGACAAAGAAGGAACAGAAAAAACTCAGGCGGCAGACAAGACGGGAGGGTCAGAAAGAGGTCCAGGAGAAGGTCCGCCTTGGTCTCATGCCCCCACCAGAACCCAAAG TGCGTATCTCTAATTTGATGCGAGTACTGGGGACGGAGGCGGTGCAAGATCCTACGAAAGTGGAAGCCCACGTTCGAGCACAGATGGCCAAGAGACAGAA GGCTCACGAGGAAGCGAATGCAGCACGTAAACTTACAGCAGAACAGAGGAAAGAGAAGAAGGTGAAGAAGCTAAAGGAAGATCTAAGTCAAGGAGTTCACATTGCTGTCTACAG GATCCGAAATCTGCACAATCCAGCCAAAAAGTTCAAGGTGGAGGCCAACGCTAACCAGCTCTACCTCACAGGCACGGTGGTGCTGCATAAAGACGTCAACATTGTGGTGGTGGAGGGAG GACCCAAGTCCCAGAAGAAGTTTAAGAGGCTGATGCTGAACAGGATCAAATGGGAAGAACACAACTCAAAGAGAGATG ACCCTGATGGTTCAGATGAAGAGGGATCAAAGAAAACCAACAAGTGCACACTGGTTTGGGAG GGCACAGCTAAGGAACGCAGTTTTGGGGATGTGAAGTTCAAGCAGTGTCCCACAGAGAACATGGCACGAGAGCATTTTAAGAAGCATGCAACAGAACACTATTGGGACATGGCCCTGAGCCAAAGCATTCTGGAGAGTGCTGATGATTGA